GTAGTCGATTCGATTGGCCACGCCCCTATCGACGTCGTGGTGCTACATCCCGAAGCACCGCACAAGTAGAATGACGGGTCACACCGTTCCTTGCGGCCCCTTGTTTCCCGCCTGACCTACTTGTGATGAAGATTACCACCGCTTTGTTGATGTCACTGTCGGTGATGTCACTGCTGCTGACGGCAGCGCCCGTTTCCGCCGATCGGCGACCGAACATTGTCGTCCTGTTCGCCGACGACATGGGATTTTCAGACATCGGTTGCTACGGCAGCGAAATCGAAACACCGAATATTGATCGGCTCGCCGAAGGCGGTTTGCGATTCACTCATTTCTACAACACCGGGCGTTGCTGTCCGTCGCGAGCTTCGATTCTGACGGGCTTGTACCCGCATCAAGCCGACATCGGCCACATGGCCGGCGACTTGAAAGTTGACGGTTATCGCGATCGACTTAGCTTCAATGCCGTCACCTTGGCAGAAGTTCTTGGGTCTGCCGGTTACCGAACGATCATGACGGGCAAGTGGCACCTTGGCTGGCGAGATGAAGGCTGTCCCACGGCACGTGGCTTTCAACTCTTTTATGGAACACGCGGCTACATCGACAGCTACTACACCATCGTGCCACGTACAGAAGTCTACCTTGGCGAACAGGTCGTCCTTCCCGTTACGGAGAAACCGGTCAACCATCTACATCCCGATCAAGAGTGGTATACGACGGATGTTTTCACCGATTACGCGTTGCATTTCATCGACAATGTCCGCGAACAAGGTGACGCCCCGTTCTTTCTCTACTTGGCCTACAACGCACCGCACTTCCCCTTACATGCGAAGCCGGAAGACATCCAAAAGTATCGCGGCAAGTACCGTGATGGGTGGGAACAATTCCGAAAGTCACGCCATCAGAAACTGATCGAACTAGGTGTCTTGCAATCTGACACCGAGCTTTCGGCGTTAGATGTTCCGGCTTGGCAAACATTGACCGACAAGCAGCGCGATGACATGGACTTTAAGATGGCTCTGTTTGCTGCGATCGTTGATCGTTTGGATCAAAACGTCGGGCGTGTGATCGATCACCTTGAAGCGATCGGTGAACTCAATAACACACTGCTGGTGTTCCTTTCCGACAACGGAGGCACCAAAGAAACGGGCCTGTTTGGAATCAAAGGAAAACGCAACACGGTCGACAACTACTCCGAATGGGCCAAGGTCGGTGGCTGGACCAGCAGCTACGGTCAAGGCTGGGCAAACTTAAGTAACACGCCGTTTCGGCGCTACAAACGTGAAAACCACGAAGGCGGCATCAGCGCCCCTTTCATCGCCCATTGGCCCAACATGATTGACGACCGCGGTGGACTACGTCATCAACCATCCCACTTGATCGATTTGATGCCGACGTTTGTCGAAATTGGCCAGGCCGAATATCCGACGACCTTCAATGGACACGAAATTCAGCCCATGCAAGGGCGTAGCCTCATGCCGGTCTTCGATCTGGCAAACCCCAAAGAATCACGAACGTTGTACTGGGAACACGAAGGCAATCGAGCGATCCGTGAGGGTGATTGGAAGTTAGTCGGCAGCCGCAACGAACCCTGGGAGCTTTACAATATTTCGCAAGATCGAACCGAAAGTGAAAACCTGGTCGAGTCACTCCCAAAGAAAGCGAACGCCCTGAAATCGAAGTGGGATGCTTGGGCGGAGAAAGTCAATGTGCTGACCCCGGAAGCATTCGAACAGCAACGACAATCTGTCCGACAAGGCGGCAAGTAACGCCGTTTGCTGGCTACATTCTGAGAGTGGTTCAGTTGCGTAGCCACGGATATGCCAGAAAAACCGGGGCAAACGCCCGTCGACGGATCGACCACGCCCGAACGGACACGTGGATCATTCCACTGGGATCAGCCGAATGGCGTTAGCCACGGTTGAGTTGCAATCATCTGGTCTAACACGACTTGGCTGATAGCTGACCAGTGATACAGAACCAGTGCCACTCCAACGCCGTGTTCCCAGCCGCCATCGAAACGGCAAACTCCACCTAGCCCGCAAACTCGCCTTCATCTTCCCGCGTGGGGGCGTTTCGATCCTACTGATTGTATGGAACGGATCGGTAGAACCGACGCTTGATGCCGATAGACACCATGAATCAGATGGTATGTCTAGGATCAAAAATGTGTCAGTTCGGGTTCAAACAGTTGCGTCGTGAAAAGAGCGTTGGGCGAGCCGCCGCGGTTCGGCCGTTGATTTTGCTTTTTGCTACCCTGCCGGTGGCCGCTGCGTCGTTGCAGGGTTGCGCGAGATCGACCTACCGAAAAGCGGCGGACCGCGAGGCCTATTGCCTGATCGACAGTCGCAAGTCAGACGCGCGCTGGGACATCCCCAACCGCGCCGTCGAACCGCAACGCCATTCGCGGATGTACTTGGCTGCCGAACAAGATTGTGCTCCCAAGCCACCGGATGATTTCGCCGCCCATCGGTACATGGTCCAACCGGACTGCAAAGAGATTCCCTACTACCAAAAGATCGCAACGCGGCACAGCGTCGAGAACCCGGCGTGGATCGACCGATTGCCGAAAAACGAAACTGGCACGATTGATCTAACGCAACCACTCATGATCGACCTGGCGCTTTTGCACAGTCGTGATTACCAAGGGGAATTCGAACAGGTTTATCTTCGTGCGCTCGACCTTTCGGTCAATCGCTTCGAATTCGACACGCAATGGTTTGGCGGTGCCGGATTAGCGTATGAAGCGAACGGCGAAGATCTTGGCAATGATCGTTTGCTGACCGTGTCGGATCGACTGGGCTTTGGTCGCAACCTAGCCGGCGGCGGCCAGTTTGCCACCAGCGTAGTCAACTCGCTGACCTGGAACTTTCCCGGAAACACCGTCCAGGCCGGCTCGGCGACGATCGTGTCGACCTTTACCCAGCCGCTGCTACGCGGTGCGTTTCGTCATGTCCGACTGGAAAGCCTGACACAGTCCGAACGTAACTTGTTGTACCAAGTTCGTGATTTCGCTCGGTTCCGACGACTCTTTTACGTTGGATTGACCGAGCGCTACCTGGGGTTGCTGACGCAAACCCAATCGATCCGCAACACCGAGAACAACGTCAGTAACTTGCGTCAAAACTTGGTCGAACATGAATTCTACGAACAGCTCGAAACCGTCTCCCAAGTACAAGTTGACCAGGTATTTCAGCAGTACCAAAACGGGCGTCGATCATTACTTTCCGCCGAACAAGATCTGATCGGACAACAAGACAACCTGAAGTTCGCGATCGGCTTGCCCGCCTGGGTCACGTTTGACATCGACGAATCACTGTTGGAACCGTTCGAGTTAGTCGATCCACGAATCGAGGCGTTACAAGACGAAGCCCAAGAGCTATTCATCGAACTGGTGCAATACCTTCCTCCCACACAAGCTCCGATCGATGTCCTGCAGCAGCACTTCGATCGCTATCAAGAATTGCATCGCGAAGCACTCGATCGTCTGCCGGACGTCGAAGCCGAACTGCGCCAGTGGCAAGCGAGACTCGCGACCACCGACCGAACACGTTTTAGTGACGACGATCGCCTGGATTTCGAGCAACAGTCTGAGCTGGCAGAACGCATCGAAACGCTACTCGCTGACTTACGAAGCGACTTTGCGACTCGCGATTCATTCGATGCCCGAGTGCTCGAAAAGCTCCGTAATTACGAAGCCAATCCGCCAAGCGAAGAAGACACCACCGAGCAACCGACGTTCGAAGAAATTTTGAAAGG
The window above is part of the Roseiconus lacunae genome. Proteins encoded here:
- a CDS encoding arylsulfatase, whose protein sequence is MKITTALLMSLSVMSLLLTAAPVSADRRPNIVVLFADDMGFSDIGCYGSEIETPNIDRLAEGGLRFTHFYNTGRCCPSRASILTGLYPHQADIGHMAGDLKVDGYRDRLSFNAVTLAEVLGSAGYRTIMTGKWHLGWRDEGCPTARGFQLFYGTRGYIDSYYTIVPRTEVYLGEQVVLPVTEKPVNHLHPDQEWYTTDVFTDYALHFIDNVREQGDAPFFLYLAYNAPHFPLHAKPEDIQKYRGKYRDGWEQFRKSRHQKLIELGVLQSDTELSALDVPAWQTLTDKQRDDMDFKMALFAAIVDRLDQNVGRVIDHLEAIGELNNTLLVFLSDNGGTKETGLFGIKGKRNTVDNYSEWAKVGGWTSSYGQGWANLSNTPFRRYKRENHEGGISAPFIAHWPNMIDDRGGLRHQPSHLIDLMPTFVEIGQAEYPTTFNGHEIQPMQGRSLMPVFDLANPKESRTLYWEHEGNRAIREGDWKLVGSRNEPWELYNISQDRTESENLVESLPKKANALKSKWDAWAEKVNVLTPEAFEQQRQSVRQGGK
- a CDS encoding TolC family protein, with translation MCQFGFKQLRREKSVGRAAAVRPLILLFATLPVAAASLQGCARSTYRKAADREAYCLIDSRKSDARWDIPNRAVEPQRHSRMYLAAEQDCAPKPPDDFAAHRYMVQPDCKEIPYYQKIATRHSVENPAWIDRLPKNETGTIDLTQPLMIDLALLHSRDYQGEFEQVYLRALDLSVNRFEFDTQWFGGAGLAYEANGEDLGNDRLLTVSDRLGFGRNLAGGGQFATSVVNSLTWNFPGNTVQAGSATIVSTFTQPLLRGAFRHVRLESLTQSERNLLYQVRDFARFRRLFYVGLTERYLGLLTQTQSIRNTENNVSNLRQNLVEHEFYEQLETVSQVQVDQVFQQYQNGRRSLLSAEQDLIGQQDNLKFAIGLPAWVTFDIDESLLEPFELVDPRIEALQDEAQELFIELVQYLPPTQAPIDVLQQHFDRYQELHREALDRLPDVEAELRQWQARLATTDRTRFSDDDRLDFEQQSELAERIETLLADLRSDFATRDSFDARVLEKLRNYEANPPSEEDTTEQPTFEEILKGVESLADVSIDDLLPNDDDNTAIIAWKAVSEAIGSKLREEIAELYVAQTQIRLFLIDIEPFSIPSEKAISFALQNRLDLMNSKALVMDQFRKVEVAADALESDLNLSGQVAIGSDSDSNSPFKLDSANNLYQLGLQFDGPLNRRVERNDYRAEQVAYQAAIRTFIADKDSIANEVRQILRRLEFSRLSFQIARQQVFAATRQVDQAQIDLRQSRAIDANLTIILLQALDGMLDAKNSLVQNWIDYRVQKMRLFAALELLYLDENGQWINEETGLDQVLNFQAIDPEYFPPQIVLAEESNSIDTDLAPPASDPVLAEEAMGELELIEAEIGTPDDAPREDN